The following are from one region of the Capsicum annuum cultivar UCD-10X-F1 chromosome 1, UCD10Xv1.1, whole genome shotgun sequence genome:
- the LOC107875096 gene encoding 2-hydroxyisoflavanone dehydratase isoform X1, which translates to MVSTPADEIAHDFPPFFRVYKDGRVERFHNYVYVLPSDDPNTGVRSKDVNNNSARLYLPKITENNQKFPLLIYIHGGGFSIESAFSTGHDKYLHSIVTKANVVAISVDYRLAPEHPLPICYDDSWAVIKWAALHVEMSDHLITEPWLKDHVDFSRVFLAGDSAGANIVHDMMVRASASEKPLGDGFKIVGMALIHLFFGNDEPDEYCSFVFPGCTGLDDPRLNPALHFRLLSSLICLKILIFTAEKDVMRGRSLAYYDALKKSGWKGEVEIMETQGEDHVFHLLEPTCEKAGVLMKRLVDFFNEKI; encoded by the coding sequence ATGGTTTCAACCCCAGCAGATGAAATAGCTCATGATTTCCCCCCCTTCTTTCGTGTCTACAAAGATGGCAGAGTAGAAAGATTTCATAATTATGTCTATGTCCTTCCATCAGATGATCCCAATACTGGGGTACGATCAAAGGACGTGAACAACAATTCAGCCCGCCTTTATCTTCCCAAAATAACCGAAAATAATCAAAAGTTTCCTCTCCTTATTTACATACATGGTGGTGGATTTTCAATTGAATCAGCCTTTTCAACAGGACATGACAAGTACCTACACTCTATTGTTACTAAGGCCAACGTGGTTGCCATATCCGTCGATTATAGACTAGCCCCAGAACACCCTTTACCTATATGCTATGATGATTCTTGGGCCGTCATAAAATGGGCTGCTTTACATGTTGAAATGTCCGACCATCTCATAACGGAACCATGGCTTAAGGATCACGTTGATTTTTCGCGTGTTTTCTTGGCTGGTGACAGTGCGGGTGCAAATATTGTCCATGACATGATGGTTCGAGCAAGTGCTAGTGAAAAGCCACTAGGGGATGGTTTTAAGATTGTTGGTATGGCATTAATACATCTCTTTTTCGGTAACGATGAACCTGATGAGTATTGTTCGTTTGTTTTTCCAGGATGTACAGGACTTGATGATCCGAGGTTAAATCCAGCACTTCATTTTAGGTTATTGTCTAGTCTTATTTGTCTAAAGATTTTGATTTTTACAGCAGAGAAAGATGTCATGAGAGGAAGGAGTTTGGCTTATTATGATGCACTGAAGAAGAGTGGATGGAAAGGTGAGGTGGAGATTATGGAAACACAAGGGGAGGATCATGTTTTTCATTTGCTTGAACCAACTTGTGAGAAAGCTGGTGTATTGATGAAAAGGCTAGTTGACTTCTTTAATGAGAAGATATAA
- the LOC107875096 gene encoding probable carboxylesterase 12 isoform X2 — protein MVSTPADEIAHDFPPFFRVYKDGRVERFHNYVYVLPSDDPNTGVRSKDVNNNSARLYLPKITENNQKFPLLIYIHGGGFSIESAFSTGHDKYLHSIVTKANVVAISVDYRLAPEHPLPICYDDSWAVIKWAALHVEMSDHLITEPWLKDHVDFSRVFLAGDSAGANIVHDMMVRASASEKPLGDGFKIVAEKDVMRGRSLAYYDALKKSGWKGEVEIMETQGEDHVFHLLEPTCEKAGVLMKRLVDFFNEKI, from the exons ATGGTTTCAACCCCAGCAGATGAAATAGCTCATGATTTCCCCCCCTTCTTTCGTGTCTACAAAGATGGCAGAGTAGAAAGATTTCATAATTATGTCTATGTCCTTCCATCAGATGATCCCAATACTGGGGTACGATCAAAGGACGTGAACAACAATTCAGCCCGCCTTTATCTTCCCAAAATAACCGAAAATAATCAAAAGTTTCCTCTCCTTATTTACATACATGGTGGTGGATTTTCAATTGAATCAGCCTTTTCAACAGGACATGACAAGTACCTACACTCTATTGTTACTAAGGCCAACGTGGTTGCCATATCCGTCGATTATAGACTAGCCCCAGAACACCCTTTACCTATATGCTATGATGATTCTTGGGCCGTCATAAAATGGGCTGCTTTACATGTTGAAATGTCCGACCATCTCATAACGGAACCATGGCTTAAGGATCACGTTGATTTTTCGCGTGTTTTCTTGGCTGGTGACAGTGCGGGTGCAAATATTGTCCATGACATGATGGTTCGAGCAAGTGCTAGTGAAAAGCCACTAGGGGATGGTTTTAAGATTGTTG CAGAGAAAGATGTCATGAGAGGAAGGAGTTTGGCTTATTATGATGCACTGAAGAAGAGTGGATGGAAAGGTGAGGTGGAGATTATGGAAACACAAGGGGAGGATCATGTTTTTCATTTGCTTGAACCAACTTGTGAGAAAGCTGGTGTATTGATGAAAAGGCTAGTTGACTTCTTTAATGAGAAGATATAA
- the LOC107875096 gene encoding probable carboxylesterase 12 isoform X3, giving the protein MVSTPADEIAHDFPPFFRVYKDGRVERFHNYVYVLPSDDPNTGVRSKDVNNNSARLYLPKITENNQKFPLLIYIHGGGFSIESAFSTGHDKYLHSIVTKANVVAISVDYRLAPEHPLPICYDDSWAVIKWAALHVEMSDHLITEPWLKDHVDFSRVFLAGDSAGANIVHDMMVRASASEKPLGDGFKIVEKDVMRGRSLAYYDALKKSGWKGEVEIMETQGEDHVFHLLEPTCEKAGVLMKRLVDFFNEKI; this is encoded by the exons ATGGTTTCAACCCCAGCAGATGAAATAGCTCATGATTTCCCCCCCTTCTTTCGTGTCTACAAAGATGGCAGAGTAGAAAGATTTCATAATTATGTCTATGTCCTTCCATCAGATGATCCCAATACTGGGGTACGATCAAAGGACGTGAACAACAATTCAGCCCGCCTTTATCTTCCCAAAATAACCGAAAATAATCAAAAGTTTCCTCTCCTTATTTACATACATGGTGGTGGATTTTCAATTGAATCAGCCTTTTCAACAGGACATGACAAGTACCTACACTCTATTGTTACTAAGGCCAACGTGGTTGCCATATCCGTCGATTATAGACTAGCCCCAGAACACCCTTTACCTATATGCTATGATGATTCTTGGGCCGTCATAAAATGGGCTGCTTTACATGTTGAAATGTCCGACCATCTCATAACGGAACCATGGCTTAAGGATCACGTTGATTTTTCGCGTGTTTTCTTGGCTGGTGACAGTGCGGGTGCAAATATTGTCCATGACATGATGGTTCGAGCAAGTGCTAGTGAAAAGCCACTAGGGGATGGTTTTAAGATTGTTG AGAAAGATGTCATGAGAGGAAGGAGTTTGGCTTATTATGATGCACTGAAGAAGAGTGGATGGAAAGGTGAGGTGGAGATTATGGAAACACAAGGGGAGGATCATGTTTTTCATTTGCTTGAACCAACTTGTGAGAAAGCTGGTGTATTGATGAAAAGGCTAGTTGACTTCTTTAATGAGAAGATATAA